A genomic stretch from Vibrio algarum includes:
- a CDS encoding DMT family transporter yields the protein MTIGIAWVFIFIAAINSTIGNVLLKQAQRVEFSMFGNPVLNFLLNPWFVGGLFFYGLNVILFAKSLEKLPVSSAYPVLASSGFVLLAVVSAYLFGESFHGKQWLGMVLVLLGIYFVSGS from the coding sequence GTGACTATTGGTATTGCTTGGGTATTTATATTTATAGCTGCGATAAATTCAACGATAGGAAATGTCTTACTAAAGCAAGCTCAGCGCGTTGAGTTTTCTATGTTTGGTAATCCAGTGTTAAATTTCTTACTTAACCCATGGTTTGTCGGAGGCCTTTTCTTTTATGGACTGAACGTTATCTTGTTTGCTAAGTCCTTGGAAAAACTACCTGTTTCCTCTGCATATCCTGTTTTAGCTAGTTCGGGTTTTGTCTTGTTAGCGGTTGTATCTGCTTACTTATTCGGGGAGTCATTTCATGGAAAGCAGTGGCTTGGCATGGTATTGGTTTTATTAGGAATCTATTTTGTATCAGGTAGTTGA
- a CDS encoding FAD-dependent monooxygenase gives MNRLDAIIVGSGPGGVLSALLLANQGLKILVLEKGGEYKLTSCPPSLKRKCYRNISTVAYL, from the coding sequence ATGAATCGTCTAGATGCTATTATTGTAGGAAGTGGTCCAGGAGGCGTGCTTTCAGCTCTACTTCTAGCAAATCAAGGGTTAAAAATTCTTGTCCTGGAAAAAGGTGGAGAATATAAACTAACCTCTTGTCCCCCTTCTCTAAAGAGGAAATGCTACAGAAATATAAGCACGGTGGCGTATCTGTAG
- a CDS encoding NAD-dependent epimerase/dehydratase family protein, protein MNHQTNEVGAVVTGAAGWLGKALVSALIHGIDGLSSLPRISGRIRVFILPGEDKTWFAKFGDKIEIHEGDIRDKTAVKKLFESTECAIFFIQQVSFILIKLKTFSL, encoded by the coding sequence ATGAATCATCAAACTAATGAAGTAGGCGCGGTAGTTACTGGAGCTGCTGGTTGGCTTGGAAAAGCGTTGGTGAGCGCACTAATTCACGGTATTGATGGGCTTTCCAGTTTGCCTCGAATTAGTGGGCGAATCCGAGTGTTTATATTGCCAGGAGAGGATAAAACTTGGTTTGCAAAATTTGGTGATAAAATCGAAATACATGAAGGTGACATTCGTGATAAAACTGCTGTAAAAAAGTTATTCGAATCAACTGAATGTGCTATTTTTTTCATACAGCAGGTATCATTCATCCTGATAAAGTTAAAGACTTTTTCACTATAA
- a CDS encoding GMC family oxidoreductase N-terminal domain-containing protein, translating into MLQKYKHGGVSVALGKSTVTYVEGECAGGGSEINSGLYHRIPEEIIENWVEQYGVASLSSEELEPYYQENEKAISVSYMPKEHIPLASLKLYEGAQKLGWDAREIPRWYKYDESGSGTKQSMTETLIPESKLFGATYKYNNTVKKIQKRGNKWIVTALEESPDYSEEHDYIAESVFICAGAIATPMLLQSNRLAKNAGKQFYMHPTVKMVAEFPDQVNSENMGVPVHQVKEFSPKISLGCSISSKEYIKLAMLDIPNGQSLAEQKWKNMAVYYAMTASGKGSITKLPFFSNPLVRFDLGGEGYSNILKGIEFMGKCLFSAGANHVYPVVQGGMKISSFSELKDFLYGITPEQLNLMTIHLFSSCPMGEKDVCVTNSYGKVNGQEGLYVNDASLLCTSLGVNPQGAVMAIARRNIEQYLKERLNESSN; encoded by the coding sequence ATGCTACAGAAATATAAGCACGGTGGCGTATCTGTAGCGCTAGGGAAATCAACCGTCACTTATGTAGAAGGTGAGTGTGCAGGAGGTGGTAGCGAGATTAATAGTGGACTTTATCATCGTATTCCTGAAGAGATCATCGAAAACTGGGTAGAGCAATATGGTGTAGCGTCTTTATCGTCAGAAGAGTTGGAGCCTTACTACCAAGAAAATGAAAAGGCAATATCTGTAAGTTATATGCCAAAAGAACATATTCCCCTTGCTTCATTGAAGCTTTATGAAGGGGCTCAAAAATTAGGGTGGGATGCTCGTGAGATACCTCGTTGGTACAAATATGATGAATCCGGCTCTGGAACCAAACAGTCAATGACTGAGACTTTGATTCCGGAATCAAAGCTGTTTGGAGCAACGTATAAATATAACAACACGGTTAAGAAGATTCAAAAGCGTGGAAATAAATGGATTGTTACAGCCCTAGAAGAATCGCCTGATTATAGTGAAGAACACGATTACATTGCTGAATCTGTTTTTATATGCGCCGGAGCAATTGCTACGCCGATGCTATTGCAATCAAATAGACTTGCGAAAAATGCAGGTAAGCAGTTTTATATGCATCCAACGGTTAAAATGGTTGCAGAGTTTCCCGACCAAGTAAACTCAGAAAATATGGGTGTACCCGTTCATCAAGTTAAAGAGTTTTCACCAAAAATAAGTTTAGGCTGCTCCATTAGTTCTAAAGAATATATTAAGTTGGCCATGTTAGATATACCGAATGGTCAAAGCCTTGCAGAACAAAAATGGAAAAACATGGCTGTTTACTATGCTATGACGGCTTCTGGCAAAGGATCTATTACTAAACTTCCTTTTTTTAGTAATCCTTTAGTAAGATTCGACTTAGGAGGGGAGGGATACTCCAATATATTAAAAGGAATAGAGTTTATGGGGAAATGTCTTTTTTCTGCCGGTGCGAATCATGTATACCCTGTAGTACAAGGCGGAATGAAGATTTCTAGCTTTAGTGAGCTTAAGGATTTCCTCTACGGAATTACGCCTGAACAATTGAACTTAATGACTATTCATTTGTTTTCAAGTTGTCCAATGGGAGAAAAAGATGTTTGTGTCACAAACTCGTATGGCAAAGTTAATGGACAAGAAGGCCTATATGTAAACGATGCTAGTCTACTTTGTACATCTTTGGGTGTAAATCCACAAGGTGCGGTTATGGCTATTGCCAGAAGAAATATCGAACAGTATTTGAAGGAACGTTTAAATGAATCATCAAACTAA
- a CDS encoding NAD-dependent epimerase/dehydratase family protein, giving the protein MKKVLVTGGSGYFGSLLIEKLKEKGFDCAIFDINDTEDRTNDVTFFQGDIRDYESISEATKGMDIVFHNVAQVPLAKDRELFESVNGLGTENVLRASLESGVQKLVYTSSSAIFGVPKENPVTEYTQPTPGEEYGQAKYEGELKCHEYVKKGLDVSIIRPRTIMGHGRLGIFQILFEWVREGRNIPVFDGGNNVYQFIHADDLAEVCILSGMKKGPAIYNCGTDRFGTMREVLEALVVHANTGSKVRSVPMGPVVLGMKVTSAIGLSPLGAYHALMYGKSMYFDTTKVETEFSWQAKYSNIEMFIDSYNWYVENREKVLTPDGNASHHRSAVKQGVLNVVKRFL; this is encoded by the coding sequence ATGAAAAAGGTACTAGTGACTGGGGGATCAGGGTACTTTGGTTCCTTGCTTATAGAGAAATTAAAAGAAAAGGGATTTGATTGCGCAATCTTCGATATTAATGATACTGAAGATAGAACCAATGATGTTACTTTTTTTCAAGGTGATATAAGAGATTATGAATCCATATCTGAAGCAACAAAAGGAATGGATATTGTTTTCCACAACGTTGCTCAAGTGCCTCTCGCTAAAGATAGGGAGCTGTTTGAATCAGTTAATGGATTAGGTACTGAAAATGTCCTAAGAGCATCTTTAGAATCCGGAGTTCAGAAACTGGTATATACATCTTCGAGCGCTATCTTCGGTGTTCCGAAAGAAAACCCTGTAACAGAATATACTCAGCCAACTCCTGGCGAAGAATATGGTCAGGCAAAATACGAAGGTGAACTTAAGTGTCATGAGTATGTAAAAAAAGGTCTAGATGTAAGCATTATTAGACCAAGGACAATAATGGGGCACGGTAGACTTGGTATTTTTCAGATCTTGTTTGAATGGGTCAGAGAAGGACGAAATATTCCAGTATTTGATGGCGGTAATAACGTCTATCAGTTTATTCACGCGGATGATTTAGCTGAAGTGTGTATATTGAGTGGAATGAAAAAGGGGCCGGCTATTTACAACTGTGGTACGGATAGGTTTGGTACTATGAGAGAGGTTTTAGAAGCGTTGGTTGTACACGCGAATACGGGCTCTAAAGTCAGAAGTGTGCCAATGGGACCTGTGGTTTTGGGTATGAAGGTGACTAGTGCGATTGGATTATCACCTCTTGGGGCATATCATGCCCTAATGTATGGAAAGTCAATGTATTTTGATACTACAAAGGTAGAAACTGAGTTTAGTTGGCAAGCTAAATACTCTAATATAGAGATGTTCATTGATAGCTATAACTGGTATGTGGAAAATCGAGAAAAAGTTCTAACGCCAGACGGTAATGCGAGTCACCATCGTTCTGCAGTTAAGCAAGGTGTTCTGAATGTAGTGAAAAGGTTTTTGTAG
- a CDS encoding NAD-dependent epimerase/dehydratase family protein has translation MCYFFHTAGIIHPDKVKDFFTINVEGTKNLLNEAERADIKRAVVVSSNSPIGCNPTHEHVFTESSPFNPYMNYGLSKKLMEEEVLKVQAKGKLETVRIRAPWFYGPFQPPRQTLFFQMIKEGKGPVVGHGNNRRSMAYVDNLAQGLILAAFAEVANGKVYWIADKRPYTMNEVYQTIENVLESNFNIKCKRKRMKLPNIASDVAFWVDKYLQSLGFYHQKIHVLSEMNKTIACDISLAEVELNYNPTVSLEEGMKRSIKSLLDEGKVI, from the coding sequence ATGTGCTATTTTTTTCATACAGCAGGTATCATTCATCCTGATAAAGTTAAAGACTTTTTCACTATAAATGTCGAAGGAACTAAAAACTTGTTGAATGAGGCAGAAAGGGCGGATATTAAGAGGGCTGTAGTAGTTTCTTCTAACTCTCCGATTGGTTGTAACCCGACACATGAACATGTATTTACAGAGAGTTCTCCTTTTAACCCTTATATGAACTATGGTTTGTCCAAAAAGTTAATGGAGGAAGAAGTACTAAAAGTTCAAGCTAAAGGAAAATTAGAAACAGTAAGAATTCGAGCTCCTTGGTTTTACGGCCCATTCCAGCCACCAAGACAGACACTATTTTTCCAGATGATCAAAGAAGGAAAAGGTCCAGTTGTAGGGCATGGTAATAACAGACGTTCTATGGCTTATGTCGATAATTTGGCTCAAGGGTTAATTCTTGCAGCGTTCGCTGAAGTTGCGAATGGAAAGGTCTATTGGATTGCAGACAAGAGACCTTACACAATGAATGAAGTGTATCAGACAATAGAGAATGTCTTGGAAAGTAATTTCAATATTAAATGCAAAAGAAAGCGAATGAAACTGCCTAATATAGCAAGTGATGTGGCTTTTTGGGTTGATAAATATTTACAGTCTTTAGGCTTTTATCACCAAAAGATACATGTTTTATCCGAAATGAATAAAACTATAGCATGTGATATTTCGTTAGCCGAAGTTGAGCTCAACTATAATCCTACGGTCTCTCTGGAAGAAGGAATGAAAAGAAGCATTAAGTCATTATTAGATGAAGGAAAAGTCATATGA